The Sporosarcina sp. Marseille-Q4943 genome includes the window GACGACGGCAGCAACAGATGATCACATAATGAAAAATAGCCGGAAGGGATTTAACCAATCCCTTCCGGCTATTTTATTTTTTCATTGCCAATCGGCTTACCGCTTTTTTCATCGCTTCTGTATACAATGCATCCAACTGAACGTATGCAAAATGCCCAGTTATCTTACTTCTGATGAATTGTAGCCGCTCTTTCCCGTTCAACGGTTCAATTGATGATGTTATTTCTCCATGTACAGAAGAATCATCAGGCAAAAACGCACCGAGCATTGCAGAATAATTATCAATTGCCTTTTCCATCATATTAATTGCTCGGGAATCCTTTTGCTCATAGGCTTCCTCAATCTTTTCTTTCATGGTCAACCAATTGTTCCAGAAAGAATAAAGCGTTTCCTTCTCAACTGAATTATGCAATGCCTTTCATCCGTTTCTTCCCTTCCCTGCACAACGGGAGGAGCGGACATTCACCGCATGCTGGATTTTGGGCTTTGCAATGATACCTTCCAAAGAAAATGATTTGATGGTGCGTATCCGTCCATTTTTCCCTAGGCGTCCAGCGCATGATTTTCTCTTCCACCACGAGAGGAGAGTCTTTCCATCGATTCATACCTAGTCGTTTGGCGACCCGCTCGACGTGTGTATCGACAGCCATTGCCGGGATGCCGAACGCATTGGAAACGACGACATTTGCCGTTTTTCTTCCAACTCCGGGAAATGTCGTGAGCAAATCTCGATCAGCCGGCACTTCTCCATCAAACTTTTCCAGGAGGAGGGCACACAATGCTTGAATGTTCTTCGCCTTATTCCGATACAAACCGATTGAACGAATATCGTCTTGCAGTTCTTCAATATCGACTGCCAAATAATCTTCGGGTTTTTTATATTTTTGGAACAAATCCGCGGTTACACGGTTCACGAGTACATCCGTACATTGAGCGGAGAGCAATGTGGCGACGAGCAGCTCAAAAGCATTTTCGTGCACCAGCTCACAATGAGCATCAGGAAACATCTCCCCGAATTGTTCGAGACAATATTCCCATTGTTTCTTCGTCAACATATGCAATCACCTATTCCCGTTCTTCCAGCCAATTATAAAAAGGAACCTTCTTTACGACAGTCTCCTGATTTTGAACTGGACGCATCATTGATGTCCTGAACGACCTGGATTGCTTTTCCACGTCATTCAACGTTCTCACTCTTTTCTTCTTCCATTCAAACAGAATCCGATCAATATAACGCAAGCTAAGTTTTTGGGCAAGTACGGCCTCTTTCAATGCCGCCTTGATAATCTGGACAGCATGTCCATCCTCATCCAGCCACATTGTAATCGTTTCGCATTCCATTGGAGATAAGAGACGGCCGAATTCCTGCTCGAACAACGTGAAGATTTCACCTTCTTCATCCTTGTCCTTCCTATCTTCCTCTACATTCTTTTCAGCTAGCACAATATTCACAAGCCTGTTCCATAACGGCTGCATCGAAAATTGTTCGTATAGTACTCCATTTTCATCCTGGCCCTGTTGGATCTCCAATAATCCACGTTGCATGAAACGTTGTAAGATTTCGGACACTTCATTCTCGGTTAAATGCATGCGTGCAGCTAGATCGTATGGTGTAGGGAATTGCGAACCACCCGCCTGAAATGCACACATATGAAGCAGAAGTATTGCATCTACATCTTTTATATCCAACGCTTTATAGTGCTGAAAAAAGAGCTGGGGAATAGTGACATTCCCCTGCTCAATCCAAATACGGAGCCGTTCTTCATCTTGCATGCCGAACACCTCACTATTCATAAATCTGCTGTCCTTACGGATAAAGACGATTCAAGAGACGTGGGAACGGAATCGTTTCGCGTACGTGTTCAACTCCGGAAATCCACGCCACTGTCCGTTCCAATCCTAGCCCGAAGCCGGAATGTGGAACAGCACCATATTTACTTAACTCTAAATACCATTCATAAGCGGATTCATCTAGATTATGCTCTTGGATGCGTTGTTTCATCAATTCATAATCATAAATACGTTCTGAACCGCCAATAATTTCCCCATAGCCTTCAGGAGCGATCAAATCAGCGCAAAGGACGACATCGTCGCGATCCGGGTGCGGCTGCATATAGAATGATTTAATATCTTTTGGATAATTTGTAATAAAGACAGGCATATCAAAGCTTTCGGCAATCGCAGTTTCATGCGGCGCACCGAAGTCGTCGCCCCATTCGATATCATCAAAGCCTTTTTCGTGTAGGAACTTGATTGCGTCATCATAAGTGATGCGCGGGAATGGCGCCTGGATTTTTTCAAGTTTCGAAACATCCCTGCCAAGCCGCTCGAGTTCCAATGGGCAGTTTTGCAAGACGGACTGGACAATATGCGAAACATATTGCTCTTGGATTTCCAAGCTTTCTTCGTGTTGCACGAAAGCCATTTCAGGTTCGATCATCCAGAATTCGATCAAATGGCGGCGTGTTTTCGATTTTTCCGCACGGAACGTCGGACCGAAAGAAAACACTTTTCCAAGAGCCATTGCGGCTGCTTCCAAATAGAGCTGCCCGGATTGGGATAAATAAGCGTCTTCATCGAAGTATTTCGTATGGAATAGTTCCGTAGTTCCTTCAGGCGAAGAGCCCGTCAAAATAGGAGGATCAATTTTAACAAAACCGTTCATATGGAAGAATTCATATGTGGAACGGATGATTTCATCCCGAATTTTCATGATGGCGTGCTGTTTACGAGACCGAAGCCATAAATGACGGTTATCCATCAAAAATTCAGTTCCATGCTCCTTCGGTGTGATTGGATAATCGACTGCTTCGTGAATGATTTCAATATCTTTCACTTGCAGTTCAACACCGAATGAAGAACGTTCATCTTCCGTCACTTCTGCTGTGACATAAAGCGACGATTCCTGGTGGATTGATTTTGCTTTGGCAAAAATTTCCTCGCCTACAACATCTTTGACGACAACTCC containing:
- a CDS encoding YpoC family protein, with protein sequence MHNSVEKETLYSFWNNWLTMKEKIEEAYEQKDSRAINMMEKAIDNYSAMLGAFLPDDSSVHGEITSSIEPLNGKERLQFIRSKITGHFAYVQLDALYTEAMKKAVSRLAMKK
- the nth gene encoding endonuclease III, coding for MLTKKQWEYCLEQFGEMFPDAHCELVHENAFELLVATLLSAQCTDVLVNRVTADLFQKYKKPEDYLAVDIEELQDDIRSIGLYRNKAKNIQALCALLLEKFDGEVPADRDLLTTFPGVGRKTANVVVSNAFGIPAMAVDTHVERVAKRLGMNRWKDSPLVVEEKIMRWTPREKWTDTHHQIIFFGRYHCKAQNPACGECPLLPLCREGKKRMKGIA
- a CDS encoding DnaD domain-containing protein, translating into MNSEVFGMQDEERLRIWIEQGNVTIPQLFFQHYKALDIKDVDAILLLHMCAFQAGGSQFPTPYDLAARMHLTENEVSEILQRFMQRGLLEIQQGQDENGVLYEQFSMQPLWNRLVNIVLAEKNVEEDRKDKDEEGEIFTLFEQEFGRLLSPMECETITMWLDEDGHAVQIIKAALKEAVLAQKLSLRYIDRILFEWKKKRVRTLNDVEKQSRSFRTSMMRPVQNQETVVKKVPFYNWLEERE
- the asnS gene encoding asparagine--tRNA ligase; this translates as MKTIMIHEMPDHVGETVRIGAWLSNKRSSGKIAFLQLRDGSGFVQGVVVKDVVGEEIFAKAKSIHQESSLYVTAEVTEDERSSFGVELQVKDIEIIHEAVDYPITPKEHGTEFLMDNRHLWLRSRKQHAIMKIRDEIIRSTYEFFHMNGFVKIDPPILTGSSPEGTTELFHTKYFDEDAYLSQSGQLYLEAAAMALGKVFSFGPTFRAEKSKTRRHLIEFWMIEPEMAFVQHEESLEIQEQYVSHIVQSVLQNCPLELERLGRDVSKLEKIQAPFPRITYDDAIKFLHEKGFDDIEWGDDFGAPHETAIAESFDMPVFITNYPKDIKSFYMQPHPDRDDVVLCADLIAPEGYGEIIGGSERIYDYELMKQRIQEHNLDESAYEWYLELSKYGAVPHSGFGLGLERTVAWISGVEHVRETIPFPRLLNRLYP